The Medicago truncatula cultivar Jemalong A17 chromosome 4, MtrunA17r5.0-ANR, whole genome shotgun sequence genome includes a region encoding these proteins:
- the LOC11415944 gene encoding uncharacterized protein Mb0911c isoform X1, with the protein MASKLSPEFAYTVLYVKDVAESVAFYSKAFGYSVRRLDESHRWGELESGHTTIAFTPIHQHETDDLTGVVHTTRSNKERPPVEVCFVYTDVDAAYKRAVENGAVPVSEPEMKEWGQKVGYVRDIDGIVIRMGNHVKPAKLD; encoded by the exons ATGGCGTCAAAACTCAGCCCAGAATTTGCATACACGGTGCTTTACGTAAAAGACGTAGCTGAATCGGTAGCTTTCTATTCCAAAGCCTTTGGCTATTCCGTTCGTCGCTTAGACGAATCACACag ATGGGGAGAGTTGGAAAGTGGTCATACAACTATTGCTTTCACTCCAATCCACCAACATGAAACCGATGATCTCACCGGTGTTGTCCACACGACTAGATCTAACAAAGAAAGACCACCAGTTGAGGTTTGTTTCGTTTACACCGACGTTGATGCTGCTTACAAG AGGGCCGTGGAGAACGGAGCGGTGCCGGTGAGCGAACCAGAGATGAAGGAGTGGGGCCAAAAGGTTGGGTACGTGAGAGATATTGATGGCATCGTGATCAGAATGGGAAATCATGTAAAGCCTGCAAAATTAGATTAG
- the LOC11415944 gene encoding uncharacterized protein isoform X2 — translation MASKLSPEFAYTVLYVKDVAESVAFYSKAFGYSVRRLDESHRWGELESGHTTIAFTPIHQHETDDLTGVVHTTRSNKERPPVERAVENGAVPVSEPEMKEWGQKVGYVRDIDGIVIRMGNHVKPAKLD, via the exons ATGGCGTCAAAACTCAGCCCAGAATTTGCATACACGGTGCTTTACGTAAAAGACGTAGCTGAATCGGTAGCTTTCTATTCCAAAGCCTTTGGCTATTCCGTTCGTCGCTTAGACGAATCACACag ATGGGGAGAGTTGGAAAGTGGTCATACAACTATTGCTTTCACTCCAATCCACCAACATGAAACCGATGATCTCACCGGTGTTGTCCACACGACTAGATCTAACAAAGAAAGACCACCAGTTGAG AGGGCCGTGGAGAACGGAGCGGTGCCGGTGAGCGAACCAGAGATGAAGGAGTGGGGCCAAAAGGTTGGGTACGTGAGAGATATTGATGGCATCGTGATCAGAATGGGAAATCATGTAAAGCCTGCAAAATTAGATTAG
- the LOC11422025 gene encoding ubiquitin-conjugating enzyme E2 7, whose product MASQASLLLQKQLKDLCKNPVDGFSAGLVDENNIFEWSVTVIGPPDTLYEGGFFNAIMSFPSNYPNSPPTVKFTSEIWHPNVYTDGRVCISILHPPGDDPNGYELASERWTPVHTVESIVLSIISMLSSPNDESPANVEAAKMWRDNRDEFRKKVGRCVRKSQEML is encoded by the exons ATGGCGTCTCAAGCCAgccttcttcttcaaaaacagCTCAAAG aTCTTTGCAAAAACCCTGTCGATGGATTTTCTGCTGGTTTGGTCgatgaaaacaatatttttgaaTGGAGTGTCACCGTAATTGGTCCCCCTGATACTCTCTA TGAGGGAGGTTTTTTCAATGCCATCATGAGTTTTCCTTCCAATTACCCAAATAGTCCACCAACAGTGAAATTTACTTCAGAGATATGGCATCCTAATG TATACACTGATGGCCGGGTTTGCATATCAATCCTGCATCCTCCTGGTGACGATCCTAATGGTTATGAGCTAGCAAGTGAGCGCTGGACACCTGTTCATACC GTAGAGAGTATAGTATTGAGTATAATATCAATGCTTTCCAGTCCTAATGACGAATCTCCTGCAAATGTTGAAGCAGCA AAAATGTGGAGAGATAATAGAGATGAATTCCGGAAGAAGGTTGGCCGATGTGTAAGGAAGTCACAAGAAATGTTGTGA